The Candidatus Binatia bacterium DNA window GGTGATGGCGTTCGAGTACGGCGACGGCATGGCAGTCGCGCAGGCACGCGGCAGCCAGAACAACGACGTATTTGAGACCGACGAGGCAGGGGCCGTGCGCACGCGGACCAACCGCCACGGCGGAATGCTCGGCGGCATCAGCAGCGGCATGCCGATCGTCGTGCGCGCGGCAGTCAAGCCGACCAGCAGCCTGCCGCTCTCGCAGGAAACCGTAACGCGCGGGGGCGAGGCGGCGACGGTGCGCACGAAGGGCCGCCACGATCCGTGCCTGCTTCCGCGCTTCGTGCCGATGGGCGAGGCGATGGTCGCGCTCGTGCTCGCGGATCATTTCCTGCGCTGGCGGGCCCAGCGCGGGGTCGTTCGCAGCGACGGCTGAATCCGGAAGCCTGACTTCAATCTTCCATATTGAAAGCGTCGCGCAGGCCGCCTGACGGCGGCTCCTCGGTGCGCGCGCGGTCGAGCGCCGGTTTCAGGCTCTCCACGTCAGCGAAAAACCGGGTTTCGGTCTGCGGCGTCGCCACACGCATCCACGGGGGCTCGAGGGCGGTCACTGCCAGTTGCGACCCGAAAAAGCCGGCTGCTTCCGATTTCGCGAGCACCTGTCCGCCGATGCCGAGCGCGCCCAGCACGGCGACGACGACGCCTTTGCGAACGAGATGCTGAGGCCCGATCTCGCGCAAATGGACAAACCCGAGCACGGCAAGCCAGACCCAGAACCCGAACGACTGGACGACGGCGAGGCTCGTGAGCGAGAACGAGTACGCCGCGCACTTGAGGACGGCACTGCCCACCAGCAGCACGAGAAATCCCGTCGTTGCCGCGCCGAGGTGTCGCTCGAAGTGCGCGTTGCCGCCGAAAATACGCGCCTGCACGGCCCAGAGCGCCGTCCAGCTCCCGACGAACGCGCCCATGCTGAAGAGCGAGAACGCATACGTGGATGTCTTGGGTTCGCTGGTGTCCGCGAGCCACGTGTCGAGCAGCGTCAGCAGGATCAGCGCCGCACTGAGGGCCAGGACCGCGTGCCACGTGCGGTCGGCCAGTGGCTGTTCGCGCTCGGGCGCCACCGCGGCGGACGCATCGCGGATGCGCACGAGCGTGCGGCCGAGGCGGATGGGAGTGTGCCCGTCGAGATCGATGCGTGCGCGCCGGGTCGTGTCCTGGTCGAGGAACAATCCGTTGACGCTGCCGAGATCCTCGGCGAACAGTCGCCCTGCCTCGTCGCGGGCGATGCGGACGTGCGCGGGCGCGACGTAAGGATCGTCGACGAGAACGTCGCAGTCGTAGCCGCGACCGATCTTTGCCGAACCACTCGTGCCCAGTGCGACACGCTGGCGCGACAGAACGTCGCGACTACGCGACAGGATCTCGACCCAGATCACTTCGCCCACTGGATCGCTCCCATGTAGCGCCTGGCCGTGGTCATCGCGTTCTCGTAAGAGACGCCCCTCATGTCGAGGTGGGTGAGAAGTGCCTCGTTGTCCCGATCCTGCGTGATCGCGACGGCGGAGACGTCGTAGAGATCGTCGAAATCCCGGTAGGCGCGAGCGCACCAGACCGCGCGCACGACGGGATGGCCGGCTGCGTCGCCGGCGCGGAGAAAGTCCTCATGGCAGCGCTCGCTCGTGTGGCGCCTCGAGCCCGATCCGGTATTGGCCCACGCCGACGTGAGGTAGCTCGACAGGAAGTGCGAGAACTGGAACGCGTTGAGCTCGGAGGTGTGCGCGTAGACGTTGTGGAGCGTGATCCCGCCGGTCGAAAGTTCGCTGGAGATGAAGAGCGACGTCTGCATGTCGCAGGACGTCGCGTTGGTGAGCGCCCGAGGCTTGGGAATCCTGTCGGCGTTGGTGCTCGACCAGCACGTGAACCACGGCGCCGCACTTTCGGAAGTCTGGTAGGGGCCGAGCGTGATCCGGCGCAGGCCCTCGTCGTCGATGGCCTGGTAGAGCCCGGCCTGCCACTGGCCGAGCTGGCGTCCGATCTCCTTGCGCGTATTCGCGAAGTCGAGCGGGCTGTCCTTGCGCGCGCGCTCGACCAGCGCGGCCGCGAACTTGGCCGGAACGAGGAAGCTGACCTGCTCCCCGCCGATCTGCTTGGCCACGTTGATGCCGACGATGCGACCGTCGGCCGTGACCGCGGGACCGCCGCTCATGCCCGGGTTGAGAGAGCCCGTGAAATGGACGCGCTCGTTGTAGCTGCGCTCGACCAGCCCGTTGTAGTTGCCTTCGACGATCGTGAAGCCGAGGTCGAGCGGGTTGCCCATCGAGTAGATGCGCTCGCCCTTCGGCAATTCGCCCGCGAGGGCACGCGAGTCGAACTCGAAGAAAGGCCAGCCGCCTTTCTCGAGCTGCACGACCGCGAGGTCGTTGACCACGTCGATCGCGAGCAGCCGGATCGTGCCGAGCGTGCCGTCCGGCGCCGCGTACTCCATGCGGTAGGTCTGAGGTTCCAGCGCCTGCTGGGAAACGACGTGGTAGTTGGTGACCGCCAGTCCGTCCGCCGTCACGAGGAATCCGGAACCGATCGACGATTGTTTGCCCGTGCCTTCGACGAGCGTGCGAATCTGCAGGAGCTTCGGGTGAGCGGACTTGTAGACCGATTCGGCCGTGGCCGTGATCACACTGGCGGCGGGCGGGCTCGCCGCCGGCGGTTGCGGCTCGGCCGACGCGCTCGCGCAGGAGCAGGCCAGGAGAATCGGCAGAAGTCTCGGCAGGACGATCGGCAGGAGTCGGAAGAGCATCGCGGCCCGCGGGCGGGATTGTTTCAGTTTCCGCTGGGCATGGATAGTCGCGCTGCTGTGTGCTTTCGCGCGCGGCTTTAGAGGCCCGCGACGAGCCTCAGCTTTTCTTCGACCTCGGCAAGGATCGGCGGCGGAAGCGGACGCAGGGGCCGCACGAGACGCCGATTGTCGATCGCCCTCGATTGATCGATCATCACTTCGCAGTTCTCTCGATTTCCCGCGATTCCGCGCGGCAGACTTACGCGAAGGAGATTGTCGCCTGCCAATTGCGTCGTGCACGGCAGGATCCACGTGGAGGGGTGGCCGACTTCATTCAGGAGATCGTTCTGGATCACCAGAACCGGACGCGTCCTGCCCGGCTCCGTGCCGCGGCGCGGAGTGAGGTCGGCGAGATAGAGAGTGCCGCGCTCGATCTTCACTCGCTATCCTTCACTCGTGATCACTCGTTTCCCAGGCCTTCGGAGGCGAGGTGATCGAGCTCATCGATTTCGGCAGACAGCGACTTGCGCGTCGCCGCAGAAGCGCGCCGGAACTGTTCACGCAGGCTTTCGCGGTCGCTCGCTTCCTTCAGAAGTCTCAGGCCGCGGCGTACCACTTCCACTTTGCTTTTGGCGCCCAGGGTGGCCTGCAACGCTTTCACCAGCCGAAGCTCATCCGGCGGCAGGGTGATGCTCGATTTGGTATGAATTTTCATACTTTTCTAATACCCCACTACGATGTCCCCGTCCATCCGCTTTCCTTGGTGCCGGGCGGATCGAGCTATGCGGGCGTAGAGAGTCCCGCGGTCCCGGCCGCGACACCGTCAGCGCGCCGTGTCTACGGCGCGTCAGCGCTGCGCAGGTTTGGTTCGAGACGCGTCGGAGATCGCAGCGGGGTCGCAGCCGGCCACGGCCGCGCGCATTCCGAGCGCATCGGCCTGGTCGGTCTGGCCGGCTGCGGCTCTGCCGCGAATCTCGGCGAGCAACGATTCGCACTCCGGACTCGGCGGCGGTGCCTGGCCCGCGGCAGCGGCGGGTGGCGGTGGCGACGCAGGGCCGCCGCCACGGGGCAGCGTTGCTCCGCCAGGGTAACCGCCCGGCGGTTGATCCGGCACGCCGGTTGCCTGACCAGCCACGCCCGGTGCCTGACCGACCGCGCCCGGCATCGCGGCCTGCGGCTGGCCTCCAGGCCCGCCGGGCGCCGCTGTCGGATATCCCTCGGCGAAGTAGCCGCGAGACGCGACGACCGGCGCACCGGGAACGCAGCCTCGCGACACTTCGTCCCAGCGACGGCCTCCGGGGCAACGACATTCGGAGTCGGCTCCCGACGGCGAGAGCACCGGCATGGTTCCGGGCCACTGCCTCTGGCAGTCCTCGTCGCTTCCCGTCGTGATCGGCTGGCGGCAGGCAGTTGCCTGCGAGTCCCAGACTGTCGGCGGCGCGCAGATGCAGCGATAGCCGCCGGCACCGAAGAAGAAAGGCTGGGAGCCCGGCCACACGGTCGTGCAGAACTCGCCGGCCGCATGCTCGCGCGGTAGACACGCGTCGCCGCGCAGGTTCCACCACATTCCCTGGGGACAGACGCAGGTGCCGCTGGCGTCGTCGTACGTCGAGGCAGGCCAGCGCGAGCAGTCGTGCGAAGGGGTCGCGCCCTGGGGCGCGCCGCCCGGAGCGGCCTCACCCTGAGGGAACGACGGCGATGCCGCCTGGGCGAACGACGGCGATGCCGAAACCGCCAGCGCGAGGCAGGCCACCGCGACAGTGCGCGCGAAAGCGATCGTCATCGGTCGTAATCCTCCTCGAAAGGATCCTCGCAGGCCGCTGCCTCCTGGATGGCTTCGATCTGACCTACCCAGAACCGGTCGCTGCCGAAATCCGGGAATGTGCGCGGAAAGGCAGCGTCCTCCCAGCGCCTGGCGATCCATGCGCAGAAGTGCACGAGCCGCAGCACCCTCAGCGGCTCGACCAGGCGAAGCGACAGACGGTCGAAGTCGCGCATCTCTTCATAGCCTTCGACGATTGCGGTGCGCCGTTTGCGCGCCCATGCGTCGCGGCCCGCCGCCAGCAGCCATACGTCCTGGACACAGGGGCCGACGAGCATGTCGTCGAAGTCGACGAGCATCGCACCGTCGCGGCCCCACAGGACGTTGCCGAGGTGACAGTCGCCGTGGATGCACTGGTAATCCGTCTGCGCAAGCCAGGGCTCGGCGCGGTCGCAGACGTCGTCGACGAGACTGCGATAACGGTCACGGTACGTCGCGGGGATCACGCCGGTCTCCAGCAGCAGTGCGAGGTTGGCACGGCCGTACGTGTCGACGTCGAGGCGCAGTCGGGAAGAAGCGGCCCGCGCGGCGCCGGCGGCATGCACGCGCGCGACGAGACGGCCGAGCTGGAACGCTTCGTCTTCGTCGATCTCGTCGCGAAGGCGACCCTGCGCGCGCGGGAACACGGCGTAGAGAATTCCGAGATCCTCGATTTCCCCGAGCGTGCGCCCGCCGGCCAGCTCCAGCGGCGCGACGACCGGGATCTCGCGTGAGACGAGGTCGAGCAGGAACGAATGCTCTTCGAGCACCTGCTCGCGGCTCCAGCGTCCCGGCCTGTAGAACTTGACGACGCGGAAGCGGTCGCTCGGAGAAGCCGGCGCATCGTCGAGCTCGATCTCGACGTCGTAGACGCGATTTTCGAGGCTGTTGAGCGCAAGGCAGCGGCCCGTGCAGAGGATTCCCTCGGTTTCGACCGCGGCCAGGATCCGCTCGGGAGTAAGCCCGTGGAAGAAGCGTGTCGGTGCGCCGCCTTCGAGGCCGGAGCTTGCGCGAACACGCGCTCGCGAGGAGGCCGCCGTTTTCTTGCGCGCGGCTGCGTTCATCGCTGCCGCGCCCGCGTCGCGGACAAAGTGGAGTGGCGCCGAAGCGCGGCGGCAAGCGACGCGCCTGCGCAGATCACGATGCGGCCCCGGCGCGCGCCTCGTTCGCGCGGTCGCCGCGATCCTTCGGAGGATCCGGATCGTCGCGGCTGTCGTAGGCCAGGTTGGAAGCAAGACGCCGCTCGATCGCGGCGATGCC harbors:
- a CDS encoding FHA domain-containing protein; amino-acid sequence: MGEVIWVEILSRSRDVLSRQRVALGTSGSAKIGRGYDCDVLVDDPYVAPAHVRIARDEAGRLFAEDLGSVNGLFLDQDTTRRARIDLDGHTPIRLGRTLVRIRDASAAVAPEREQPLADRTWHAVLALSAALILLTLLDTWLADTSEPKTSTYAFSLFSMGAFVGSWTALWAVQARIFGGNAHFERHLGAATTGFLVLLVGSAVLKCAAYSFSLTSLAVVQSFGFWVWLAVLGFVHLREIGPQHLVRKGVVVAVLGALGIGGQVLAKSEAAGFFGSQLAVTALEPPWMRVATPQTETRFFADVESLKPALDRARTEEPPSGGLRDAFNMED
- a CDS encoding serine protease codes for the protein MLFRLLPIVLPRLLPILLACSCASASAEPQPPAASPPAASVITATAESVYKSAHPKLLQIRTLVEGTGKQSSIGSGFLVTADGLAVTNYHVVSQQALEPQTYRMEYAAPDGTLGTIRLLAIDVVNDLAVVQLEKGGWPFFEFDSRALAGELPKGERIYSMGNPLDLGFTIVEGNYNGLVERSYNERVHFTGSLNPGMSGGPAVTADGRIVGINVAKQIGGEQVSFLVPAKFAAALVERARKDSPLDFANTRKEIGRQLGQWQAGLYQAIDDEGLRRITLGPYQTSESAAPWFTCWSSTNADRIPKPRALTNATSCDMQTSLFISSELSTGGITLHNVYAHTSELNAFQFSHFLSSYLTSAWANTGSGSRRHTSERCHEDFLRAGDAAGHPVVRAVWCARAYRDFDDLYDVSAVAITQDRDNEALLTHLDMRGVSYENAMTTARRYMGAIQWAK
- a CDS encoding type II toxin-antitoxin system PemK/MazF family toxin, encoding MKIERGTLYLADLTPRRGTEPGRTRPVLVIQNDLLNEVGHPSTWILPCTTQLAGDNLLRVSLPRGIAGNRENCEVMIDQSRAIDNRRLVRPLRPLPPPILAEVEEKLRLVAGL
- a CDS encoding serine/threonine protein kinase gives rise to the protein MNAAARKKTAASSRARVRASSGLEGGAPTRFFHGLTPERILAAVETEGILCTGRCLALNSLENRVYDVEIELDDAPASPSDRFRVVKFYRPGRWSREQVLEEHSFLLDLVSREIPVVAPLELAGGRTLGEIEDLGILYAVFPRAQGRLRDEIDEDEAFQLGRLVARVHAAGAARAASSRLRLDVDTYGRANLALLLETGVIPATYRDRYRSLVDDVCDRAEPWLAQTDYQCIHGDCHLGNVLWGRDGAMLVDFDDMLVGPCVQDVWLLAAGRDAWARKRRTAIVEGYEEMRDFDRLSLRLVEPLRVLRLVHFCAWIARRWEDAAFPRTFPDFGSDRFWVGQIEAIQEAAACEDPFEEDYDR